In the Telopea speciosissima isolate NSW1024214 ecotype Mountain lineage chromosome 2, Tspe_v1, whole genome shotgun sequence genome, one interval contains:
- the LOC122650184 gene encoding uncharacterized protein LOC122650184: MSDLSSSSSFTSCFRSTTLPMDLDPSAEESPAAPRNSGSTNLTTCVYHTDLGVFAFTWCSNVVGRALHIDLCFDDHDEDLSSFHLYIKPFLFWRRRGSKRFNLSSPTRKVEIFWDLTKVKFNSGPEPQSRFYVAVVIDGEMTLVVGDSCNEAYSRTRARKAERNQVLILRREHVVGNKYYTTKARFGGKIRDISIDCRVGSGDEPRLCFSIDRKRVLQVKRLKWKFRGNERIEVDGVPIQVSWDVYNWLFDGAENGHAVFMFRFEKMEELEDEMVMLPQHQQQLCGFGMNGFEWKKMKKSLLKTGSSSSSSMSSASSGCSSSVLEWASTEESELQSPSGFSLLVYAWKK, from the coding sequence ATGTCTGACCTTTCCTCCTCGTCTTCCTTTACTTCTTGTTTCCGCTCCACTACTCTACCCATGGACCTTGACCCATCAGCTGAGGAGTCACCGGCGGCGCCGCGTAACTCCGGCAGCACCAATCTCACCACCTGCGTCTACCACACCGACCTGGGTGTCTTCGCTTTCACCTGGTGCAGCAACGTCGTCGGCAGAGCTCTCCATATCGACCTCTGCTTTGATGATCATGACGAGGATCTGTCCTCGTTCCACCTCTACATCAAGCCCTTTCTCTTCTGGCGGAGACGCGGTTCTAAGAGATTCAATCTCAGTAGCCCAACAAGGAAGGTTGAAATCTTTTGGGATCTCACCAAAGTCAAATTTAATTCAGGCCCAGAACCCCAGTCTAGATTCTATGTCGCTGTTGTCATCGACGGCGAGATGACTCTTGTTGTGGGTGACTCCTGCAACGAAGCTTATAGCAGAACCAGAGCAAGAAAGGCAGAAAGAAATCAGGTTTTGATTCTAAGGAGGGAACATGTTGTGGGCAACAAGTATTATACTACGAAAGCTAGATTTGGGGGTAAGATCAGAGATATCTCCATTGATTGCAGAGTGGGTTCAGGAGATGAGCCCAGGCTTTGTTTCAGCATCGATAGGAAGAGGGTTTTGCAGGTGAAGCGATTGAAGTGGAAGTTCAGAGGAAATGAGAGAATTGAAGTGGATGGGGTACCTATTCAGGTGTCTTGGGACGTTTACAACTGGTTGTTCGATGGTGCTGAGAATGGGCATGCCGTGTTCATGTTTAGGTTCGAGAAaatggaggaattggaggatgAGATGGTAATGTTGCCGCAACATCAACAGCAGCTGTGTGGTTTTGGGATGAATGGGTTCgagtggaagaagatgaagaagagtctGTTGAAGACGGGGAGCTCGTCGTCATCTTCGATGTCTTCAGCTTCGTCTGGTTGCAGTTCTTCTGTGTTGGAATGGGCCAGTACAGAGGAGAGCGAGTTGCAGAGTCCATCTGGGTTTTCATTGCTGGTTTATGcttggaagaaatga
- the LOC122650187 gene encoding protein PAM68, chloroplastic, translating to MESYPLQCIKSFLSPFPPFARAKPISQFLPNIRTRSFQTQTPSFRSPATRFSVAVKNPRGFGAASTKKRKTKQKPKRDVDEDDADADADAEEEPDDDTIPEVVTNRMMSRMGFSVGIPLSCGLLFFPFFYYLKVVMKIDIPTWIPFGVSFIFFGLALLGVSYGIVSSSWDPMREGSFLGWNEAQRNWPVFWQSLRGRSEKK from the coding sequence ATGGAATCTTACCCATTACAGTGCATTAAATCCTTCCTATCTCCCTTCCCACCCTTCGCCCGAGCAAAACCCATCTCCCAATTCCTTCCGAACATCCGTACCAGATCCTTTCAAACCCAAACTCCTTCCTTCCGTTCACCGGCGACAAGGTTTTCAGTAGCTGTAAAGAACCCGAGAGGCTTTGGGGCGGCGTCCAcgaagaagagaaagacaaaGCAGAAGCCAAAGAGAGATGTAGACGAAGACGATGCCGATGCCGATGCCGATGctgaagaagaacctgatgACGACACGATACCTGAGGTAGTTACGAACCGGATGATGAGCAGAATGGGATTCTCGGTTGGGATTCCGCTCTCCTGTGGGTTGCTTTTCTTCCCGTTCTTCTATTACCTGAAGGTAGTGATGAAAATTGATATCCCCACATGGATTCCTTTCGGAGTATCCTTCATCTTCTTTGGATTGGCTCTGTTGGGAGTTAGCTATGGGATCGTGTCGTCGAGTTGGGATCCGATGAGGGAAGGTTCTTTCTTGGGATGGAATGAAGCTCAGAGGAATTGGCCCGTGTTCTGGCAATCTCTGAGGGGAAGATCAGAAAAGAAGTAA